A window of Ignavibacterium sp. contains these coding sequences:
- a CDS encoding H-type lectin domain-containing protein, with product MKRLLAVVAIFLALTALVSAQTKVQSGTWSVNPSVAGYNMDKNTGERTMTIDVEFPKPFDTKPTIFLSVTQLDTDKDANSRFNVEAMSVSRDGFTIKVRTWADSKVYSISGYWLAHAEK from the coding sequence ATGAAGAGACTATTAGCAGTTGTAGCAATATTTTTAGCCTTAACAGCTTTAGTATCAGCACAAACAAAAGTTCAAAGCGGCACATGGTCAGTTAATCCTTCAGTTGCCGGATACAATATGGATAAAAATACCGGCGAACGAACAATGACCATTGATGTTGAATTCCCAAAGCCATTTGATACAAAACCAACAATATTTTTATCAGTTACTCAGCTTGATACTGACAAGGATGCAAACAGCAGATTTAATGTAGAAGCAATGTCGGTATCGAGAGATGGTTTTACTATTAAGGTAAGAACCTGGGCTGATTCAAAGGTTTATAGTATAAGTGGTTATTGGTTAGCACACGCTGAAAAATAA
- a CDS encoding AMP-binding protein, whose protein sequence is MVKKYALYDVPKISSIQDMLLRSANEYPDKIALEDLTDYPIPKVTYKELRDFVFRFGKALNELGFKERDHIAVIGENRVQWGITYLTAMTFNMVIVPIDKNLTTNEILNIIHESDANAIVFSNTFKEMLLEKKSSLMKLKYLISMDDEKSTQEVYSMTEMIEKQNSYVEKLPKIDPTEMAEIIFTSGSLGRAKGVMLTQKNLAANLMSMTSMIKIGPEDRFLSVLPIHHTYECTCGFLCPLYAGASAHYARSLKTVVDDLQKVKATILLGVPLLYDKMFKRIYKGIQEDKVKSKIVPPLVKLTNIADAIGWKSAKKIIFSELHSRFGGSIRLFIAGGAAPDPKVAKGLREFGFNFVQGYGLTETAPIVALNRLYAFKDNAAGLPLPGVQIKINNPDNDGVGEIFIKGDNVMLGYYKNPQLTQEAFENGWFKTGDLGFFDEDGFLHIAGRKKNVIIANNGKNVFPEEIEDLLNRSPFIQECMVYGEKDEKHDEVIAAQIVTDAEAFIEYSEKNNIQITPELVNNIISEEIKKVNKELANYKQIRRFYIRDTEFEKTTTQKIKRYLVKQQPE, encoded by the coding sequence ATGGTAAAGAAATATGCGCTATATGATGTTCCTAAAATTTCTTCTATTCAGGATATGCTTTTACGATCTGCTAATGAATATCCTGACAAAATCGCTTTAGAAGATTTAACTGATTACCCGATTCCAAAGGTTACATATAAAGAGCTTCGCGATTTTGTATTCAGATTTGGGAAAGCATTAAATGAATTGGGTTTTAAAGAAAGAGATCATATTGCTGTAATTGGGGAAAACAGAGTACAGTGGGGAATTACATATCTTACAGCGATGACATTCAATATGGTAATTGTTCCGATTGATAAAAACCTGACGACCAACGAAATTCTGAACATCATTCATGAATCTGATGCCAATGCGATTGTCTTTTCAAACACATTTAAAGAAATGTTGCTTGAGAAAAAATCATCTTTAATGAAATTGAAATATCTGATAAGTATGGATGATGAAAAAAGTACACAAGAAGTTTATTCTATGACAGAGATGATTGAAAAACAAAATTCTTATGTGGAAAAATTACCTAAGATTGATCCGACAGAAATGGCTGAGATAATTTTTACTTCCGGTTCGCTCGGAAGGGCAAAAGGTGTTATGCTCACTCAGAAAAATCTTGCTGCAAATCTGATGTCGATGACAAGTATGATAAAGATTGGTCCTGAAGACAGGTTTCTTTCTGTGTTACCAATTCATCACACATATGAATGCACCTGCGGATTCTTATGTCCATTGTATGCCGGGGCATCAGCACATTATGCCAGATCATTAAAAACAGTTGTAGATGATCTTCAGAAAGTTAAAGCAACTATTTTACTTGGTGTTCCACTACTTTATGATAAAATGTTTAAGAGAATATATAAGGGCATTCAGGAAGACAAAGTTAAATCCAAAATAGTTCCGCCTCTTGTTAAGCTTACCAATATAGCAGATGCAATTGGTTGGAAGAGTGCTAAGAAAATTATTTTCAGCGAATTACATAGCAGATTTGGCGGATCAATAAGATTATTCATTGCTGGTGGCGCAGCTCCTGATCCTAAAGTTGCTAAGGGTTTAAGAGAATTTGGTTTTAATTTTGTCCAGGGTTACGGTTTAACTGAAACCGCACCAATTGTTGCTCTGAACAGATTATATGCATTTAAAGATAATGCTGCAGGATTACCATTGCCTGGTGTTCAGATAAAAATTAATAATCCGGATAATGATGGTGTGGGTGAAATATTTATTAAAGGCGATAATGTAATGCTTGGTTACTATAAGAATCCTCAATTAACTCAGGAAGCATTTGAAAATGGTTGGTTCAAAACCGGAGATCTTGGTTTCTTTGATGAAGATGGTTTTCTTCATATCGCAGGCAGAAAGAAAAATGTAATCATTGCCAATAACGGTAAAAATGTTTTTCCCGAAGAGATTGAAGATTTACTTAACAGAAGTCCTTTTATTCAGGAATGTATGGTTTATGGCGAAAAGGATGAAAAACATGATGAAGTAATTGCTGCACAGATTGTCACTGATGCAGAAGCATTTATTGAATACTCTGAAAAAAATAATATTCAGATTACACCTGAACTTGTTAATAATATTATCTCCGAGGAAATAAAAAAGGTGAATAAAGAACTCGCTAACTATAAACAAATCCGAAGGTTTTATATAAGGGATACAGAGTTTGAAAAAACCACTACTCAAAAAATCAAAAGATATTTAGTTAAACAACAACCAGAATAA
- a CDS encoding D-amino acid aminotransferase, translated as MIAYYNGDYLPVENISISPFDRGFLFSDGVYEALRTYNKKLFMLQKHIDRLKYSLEQTGINFSEFDKLEEIIFTCAQKNKISQDFSVYIQITRGVSFPRTHHYHHQIKPNLFVYTTELKNRERELNEGVSVILERDIRWNRCDIKSISLLPNVMANQNAFIKGCYDAVFYRDTFITEGSHTNFFAIKDGKVITAPLSNFILNGVTRNIVFRICNENNIPIEEEYILLTDIFNYDEFFLSGTTTEITPVVKIDDNIIGDGLPGKFTRKIQKLFYDFVKNY; from the coding sequence ATGATTGCTTATTATAACGGCGATTATTTACCCGTTGAAAATATTTCAATCTCACCTTTTGACCGTGGATTTTTATTTTCTGATGGAGTTTATGAAGCATTAAGAACTTATAACAAAAAATTGTTTATGCTTCAGAAACACATTGACAGATTAAAATATAGTTTGGAACAAACAGGCATTAACTTTTCTGAGTTCGACAAGCTTGAAGAAATCATTTTTACCTGCGCACAAAAAAATAAAATTTCTCAGGACTTTAGTGTCTATATTCAAATAACCAGAGGAGTTTCATTTCCGAGAACTCATCATTACCATCATCAAATTAAACCCAATCTTTTTGTTTATACTACAGAATTAAAAAATCGTGAAAGGGAATTAAACGAAGGTGTAAGCGTAATTCTTGAACGCGATATAAGATGGAACAGATGTGATATTAAATCCATTTCACTTCTGCCAAATGTAATGGCAAATCAAAATGCTTTTATAAAAGGTTGTTATGACGCTGTTTTCTACAGAGATACTTTTATTACAGAAGGTTCGCATACAAATTTCTTTGCAATCAAAGATGGAAAGGTAATTACAGCACCATTATCCAATTTTATTCTGAATGGCGTTACAAGAAACATTGTTTTTAGGATTTGTAATGAGAATAATATTCCAATTGAAGAAGAATACATTTTATTAACAGACATATTCAACTACGATGAATTCTTTCTTTCAGGAACTACAACAGAGATTACGCCGGTTGTAAAAATAGATGATAACATTATTGGCGATGGTTTGCCCGGCAAGTTTACTCGAAAAATTCAAAAACTATTTTATGACTTCGTAAAAAATTATTAA
- a CDS encoding DUF3365 domain-containing protein, producing MKKIIGFSILTLFILVSCSQKDKPEITEELKTALRSDAKTFMESLKSVLIKEIQTNGIVNAVSVCSDTAQILTNNYGVSKGIYIKRVSFKNRNPLNVPDDFESKVLKMFEEQFNKNQLKPESDYVELIEQNGVYKVRYMKPIFVQPECLNCHGTEEQISPQVKDLINKVYPNDKAKGYQMGDLRGAVSIQKTL from the coding sequence ATGAAAAAGATTATTGGTTTCTCCATTTTAACTTTGTTCATTCTGGTTTCGTGCTCGCAGAAAGACAAACCTGAAATAACCGAAGAACTAAAAACTGCTCTTCGGTCCGACGCAAAAACTTTTATGGAATCCCTCAAATCTGTTTTGATTAAAGAAATTCAAACAAATGGAATTGTGAATGCTGTTTCTGTTTGCTCTGACACAGCTCAGATACTAACTAATAATTATGGAGTGTCAAAAGGCATCTACATTAAGCGGGTTAGCTTTAAGAACAGAAATCCTTTAAATGTTCCTGACGATTTTGAATCAAAAGTATTAAAAATGTTTGAAGAACAATTCAACAAAAACCAACTTAAGCCCGAAAGCGATTATGTTGAATTAATTGAGCAGAACGGAGTTTATAAAGTAAGATATATGAAACCGATTTTCGTTCAGCCGGAGTGTTTAAACTGTCACGGCACTGAAGAACAAATCTCTCCACAGGTTAAAGACCTGATAAATAAAGTCTATCCCAATGATAAAGCAAAGGGTTATCAAATGGGCGATTTAAGAGGCGCTGTTTCAATTCAGAAAACTTTATAA
- a CDS encoding MBL fold metallo-hydrolase: MKIHFIGGARTVTGSLHLLHINGKKILLECGLFQGRRKDTYEKNKNFPFDPKEIDVLILSHAHIDHSGNIPNLVSKGFDGLIYATAATVDLCQIMLRDSAHLQEKDIEWVNKKRSKKGEPPVEPLYTLDDVEKSMEHFIGVQYNKTIELFDGINFSFRDAGHILGSAGVHFEIKENSNKKISLGFSGDIGRPESPVIKSPDVLRDLDILIMESTYGNRLHSPSEEVEEELAQTINQIVNNSGKIIIPAFAVGRTQTIVYVLHKLFDQNRIPEIPIYVDSPLAVDATNVFRSHPECLDRETYRVFLQNGEDPFGFSRLKYIKKVEESKELNDKPGPMIIISASGMAEGGRILHHLANNIENPKNLILFVGYAAEQTLARKIMDGEKRVNIFGEEYEVKAKVKTMDYFSAHADQNELLDYLRLNPTKKLKNIFLVHGEEDQAIPLRQKLLTKGYKTVEFPASGSIYEI; encoded by the coding sequence TTGAAAATTCATTTTATTGGTGGGGCAAGAACAGTTACCGGTTCTTTACATCTGCTTCACATCAACGGCAAAAAAATTCTTCTTGAATGTGGTTTATTTCAGGGAAGAAGGAAAGACACTTACGAAAAAAATAAAAACTTCCCTTTCGACCCCAAAGAAATTGATGTTTTAATCCTCTCTCATGCACACATTGACCATAGCGGAAACATTCCCAATCTGGTTAGTAAAGGTTTTGATGGACTAATCTATGCAACTGCAGCTACTGTTGATTTGTGTCAGATAATGTTAAGAGATTCAGCACACTTACAGGAAAAAGACATCGAGTGGGTAAATAAAAAACGCTCAAAGAAAGGTGAACCACCTGTTGAACCATTATACACGCTTGATGATGTAGAAAAATCAATGGAGCACTTTATCGGTGTTCAATATAATAAAACAATAGAACTGTTTGATGGAATAAATTTTAGTTTCAGAGATGCGGGTCATATTCTTGGATCTGCGGGAGTTCATTTTGAGATTAAGGAAAATTCAAATAAAAAAATATCACTTGGATTTAGTGGTGATATCGGCAGACCGGAATCGCCCGTAATAAAAAGTCCTGATGTTCTCAGAGACCTTGATATTCTGATAATGGAATCAACTTATGGTAACAGGTTACACTCGCCTTCAGAAGAGGTTGAAGAAGAGCTTGCACAAACAATAAATCAAATTGTGAACAATAGTGGGAAAATAATTATTCCTGCATTTGCTGTTGGTAGAACACAAACTATTGTTTATGTGCTTCACAAATTATTTGACCAAAACAGAATTCCGGAAATACCAATCTATGTTGATTCACCTCTTGCAGTTGATGCTACAAATGTTTTTCGCTCTCATCCTGAATGTCTTGATAGAGAAACATACAGAGTTTTTCTCCAGAACGGAGAAGATCCTTTCGGATTTTCGAGACTAAAGTACATCAAAAAAGTTGAGGAGTCTAAAGAATTAAATGACAAGCCCGGACCAATGATTATCATTTCTGCTTCCGGTATGGCAGAAGGGGGAAGAATTTTACATCATCTTGCAAACAATATTGAAAATCCTAAAAATCTTATTTTATTTGTGGGTTACGCTGCGGAACAAACCTTGGCACGAAAAATTATGGATGGTGAAAAAAGGGTGAATATTTTCGGCGAAGAGTATGAGGTAAAAGCAAAAGTAAAAACTATGGATTATTTTAGTGCCCACGCTGATCAAAATGAATTATTGGATTATCTTCGTCTAAATCCAACAAAGAAGTTAAAGAACATCTTTTTGGTTCACGGAGAGGAGGACCAGGCCATTCCTTTAAGGCAAAAATTATTGACTAAGGGCTACAAAACCGTTGAATTTCCCGCTTCAGGCAGTATTTATGAGATTTAA
- the msrB gene encoding peptide-methionine (R)-S-oxide reductase MsrB, with amino-acid sequence MDDKIIRSEEEWKKILTPEQYRVLREKGTERAYTGEYWNHFEEGVYKCAGCGAELFSSDTKFDSHCGWPSYFTPLAGDRVIYKEDRSYGMIRTEVLCAKCGGHLGHVFDDGPEPTGLRYCINSVSLVFEKRPK; translated from the coding sequence ATGGACGATAAAATCATAAGGTCTGAAGAGGAATGGAAGAAAATTTTAACTCCCGAACAATACAGAGTGCTTCGGGAAAAAGGAACAGAAAGAGCTTACACAGGAGAATACTGGAATCACTTTGAAGAAGGCGTTTATAAATGTGCGGGATGTGGGGCGGAACTATTTTCTTCGGACACAAAATTTGATTCACATTGTGGCTGGCCAAGTTACTTTACTCCCCTTGCAGGAGATAGAGTTATCTATAAAGAAGATAGAAGTTATGGAATGATAAGAACTGAAGTTTTATGTGCTAAATGTGGTGGACACCTTGGACATGTTTTTGATGATGGTCCGGAACCAACCGGATTAAGATACTGCATTAATTCTGTTTCTTTGGTTTTTGAAAAAAGACCGAAGTAA
- a CDS encoding sigma-70 family RNA polymerase sigma factor produces the protein MKITKQFTNRESKSLDQYLQEIGKVDLLTPQDEIDLAIRIKKGDEKAKEKLIKANLRFVVSVAKQFQNQGLSLGDLINEGNIGLIKAAERFDETRGFKFISYAVWWVRQSIMQAIADQSRVVRLPLNRVGNLTKISKAYRDLEQEYERKPTTDELAQMLDMTSEEVAYALQIAGRQVSMDAPLKEGDDGKNSLIDILPNEDQPLPDQKLMTESLKKEVANVLSTLSEREAEVIKLYFGIDGDHSATLEEIGERFNLTRERVRQIKEKALRNLRQSKKSARLKAYLG, from the coding sequence TTGAAGATCACAAAGCAATTCACAAACAGAGAGAGCAAATCGCTTGATCAATACTTACAGGAAATTGGTAAGGTTGACTTACTTACTCCACAAGATGAAATTGATCTTGCGATAAGAATTAAAAAGGGAGATGAAAAAGCAAAAGAAAAACTTATTAAAGCTAATCTCCGCTTTGTTGTGAGCGTTGCTAAACAATTTCAAAATCAAGGGCTGTCCCTCGGTGATTTAATTAACGAGGGAAATATCGGCTTAATAAAAGCCGCTGAAAGGTTTGATGAAACCAGAGGATTTAAGTTCATTTCTTACGCCGTATGGTGGGTAAGACAATCTATTATGCAGGCAATTGCTGATCAATCAAGAGTAGTTCGTTTACCACTTAACAGAGTTGGTAATCTTACTAAAATCAGCAAAGCTTACAGAGATCTTGAGCAGGAATATGAAAGAAAACCAACTACAGACGAACTTGCTCAGATGCTCGATATGACCTCAGAAGAGGTTGCTTATGCTCTTCAGATTGCTGGTCGTCAGGTATCTATGGATGCGCCTCTTAAAGAAGGTGATGATGGAAAGAATTCATTGATTGATATTCTTCCTAATGAAGATCAACCATTACCTGACCAGAAGCTTATGACCGAATCTCTGAAAAAGGAAGTCGCGAATGTTCTCTCAACACTCTCTGAAAGAGAAGCAGAAGTAATTAAATTATACTTCGGAATTGATGGAGATCATTCAGCCACTTTGGAAGAGATTGGTGAAAGATTTAATCTTACCAGAGAAAGAGTAAGACAAATTAAAGAAAAAGCTCTCAGAAATCTGAGACAATCTAAAAAGAGCGCAAGACTTAAAGCTTATTTAGGTTAG
- a CDS encoding DNA polymerase II, with the protein MSTSTAKVFLLTGDWFDYKGKNIIRLIGTSNELGAVEILITNNKPVFFIERNTILNPVGKNFFRKETKLKNFDRKDVDALYFNTQSALQKYDAELIEQNIRTFESDVDPLRRFLMEKFIYAQIEVEGEVQKKNNIIRFINPRIKPTTVNPEFVIASLDIETGINQLYSIAAHLTGRKGEIKKVFMLGAQLKKSPDYISFHSTENELIDNFIQWFNEVDPDIIIGWHVIGFDLLFLESRCNELNIPFNIARSNGKVTIRARKPSGFFASITGRIIIDGPSSLRASFFNFEDFKLETVAQELLGTGKTINPEKKKVDEIDRLFAEDKIALAEYNLNDAVLVTDIFRKTGLLELSVRRSQISGLFIDQLGMMTNAFDHFYLPLLHRKGFVAPNLRDIKTTEHAEGGYVIEPEPGIYDNIVVLDFKSLYPSIIRTFKIDPYSLLMKDKNTIQTLNDYKFSATEHILPDYIDELMAQRKEAIAKGDKQLSQAIKILMNSFYGVMGSYGCRFYHPDLPRAITGTGHKLLIGSKDYLESKKYKVVYGDTDSLFIKLKEVSSNDGETQGKLIAEELNNYWQTKLKNEYNVQSYLELEFEKFYEKFIITPARGSETGAKKRYAGLITKDGKKEIEFVGMEFVRSDWTKLAKEFQEELYMKIFSGEEVEDFIRQTVKNLKEGKYDEKLIYRKRLRKEVEDYTKNVPPHVRAAKMLREPGDVVYYVITERGPIPIQLKYNDIDYSHYIEKQLKPIADSVLGLLGKSFDSIVGSDQMSFF; encoded by the coding sequence ATGTCAACCTCAACAGCAAAAGTATTCCTGCTAACCGGCGATTGGTTCGATTATAAGGGAAAGAACATAATCAGACTAATCGGCACATCAAATGAGTTGGGTGCTGTTGAAATTCTTATAACTAACAATAAACCCGTTTTCTTTATTGAACGGAATACTATTCTTAATCCTGTTGGAAAAAATTTTTTCAGAAAAGAAACAAAGCTGAAAAACTTTGACAGAAAAGATGTCGACGCACTTTACTTCAACACTCAATCTGCGCTTCAGAAATATGATGCTGAATTGATTGAGCAAAATATCAGAACTTTTGAATCAGATGTTGACCCATTAAGACGATTTCTAATGGAGAAATTTATTTATGCGCAAATTGAAGTAGAAGGAGAAGTTCAGAAAAAAAATAATATTATCAGATTTATTAACCCCAGGATTAAGCCAACAACAGTTAATCCGGAATTTGTAATTGCTTCACTTGATATTGAGACTGGCATAAATCAACTTTATTCAATTGCCGCTCATCTCACAGGAAGGAAAGGCGAAATCAAAAAAGTTTTTATGCTTGGAGCGCAGCTAAAAAAATCTCCGGATTATATTTCATTCCACTCAACCGAAAACGAACTGATTGATAATTTTATACAGTGGTTTAATGAAGTTGATCCGGATATAATTATTGGGTGGCATGTTATCGGATTTGATTTGCTTTTTCTTGAAAGCAGATGCAATGAATTAAATATTCCATTTAACATCGCACGATCAAATGGTAAAGTAACAATCAGAGCCAGAAAGCCATCAGGATTTTTTGCAAGCATTACAGGAAGAATTATCATTGATGGTCCTTCATCTTTACGAGCTTCCTTTTTCAACTTTGAAGACTTTAAACTTGAAACAGTAGCACAGGAGTTGTTAGGTACCGGAAAAACAATTAACCCCGAAAAGAAAAAGGTTGATGAAATAGACAGACTATTCGCAGAAGATAAAATAGCTCTTGCAGAATATAATCTGAATGATGCCGTTCTTGTTACAGATATATTCAGAAAAACAGGTTTGCTTGAACTATCTGTCCGTCGCTCGCAAATATCAGGGTTGTTTATTGATCAGCTTGGAATGATGACAAATGCATTTGACCACTTTTATCTGCCACTTCTGCACCGCAAAGGTTTTGTCGCACCGAATCTTCGTGACATCAAAACAACAGAGCATGCTGAAGGTGGATATGTAATTGAACCCGAGCCAGGAATTTACGATAACATAGTTGTACTCGACTTTAAGAGTTTGTATCCCTCTATTATCCGAACTTTTAAGATTGATCCTTACTCTCTTCTTATGAAAGATAAGAATACAATTCAAACGCTAAATGATTATAAATTTTCTGCAACTGAACATATCCTCCCGGACTATATTGATGAATTAATGGCTCAGAGAAAAGAAGCTATTGCCAAAGGTGATAAACAACTCTCGCAGGCAATAAAAATTCTGATGAATAGCTTCTATGGGGTTATGGGCTCTTACGGTTGCAGATTTTATCATCCGGATTTGCCAAGAGCAATCACTGGCACAGGACACAAACTTTTGATTGGAAGCAAAGATTATCTTGAAAGCAAAAAGTATAAAGTAGTATATGGTGATACAGACTCACTTTTTATAAAATTAAAAGAAGTTAGCTCAAACGATGGAGAGACACAAGGAAAATTAATTGCAGAAGAACTGAATAACTATTGGCAAACAAAGTTGAAGAATGAATATAATGTTCAATCATACCTTGAGCTTGAGTTTGAAAAATTTTATGAAAAGTTTATCATCACACCCGCGCGTGGTTCAGAAACAGGTGCTAAAAAAAGATACGCAGGTTTGATCACCAAAGATGGTAAAAAAGAAATAGAATTTGTTGGGATGGAATTCGTGCGTTCTGACTGGACTAAGCTGGCAAAGGAATTTCAGGAAGAACTTTATATGAAAATTTTTTCGGGAGAAGAGGTGGAAGATTTCATCCGGCAAACAGTTAAAAACCTTAAAGAAGGTAAGTATGATGAAAAGCTTATTTACCGGAAACGACTAAGGAAAGAAGTTGAAGATTACACTAAAAATGTTCCTCCGCATGTAAGAGCAGCAAAAATGTTAAGAGAACCAGGTGATGTTGTTTATTATGTGATTACAGAACGAGGACCTATTCCAATACAATTAAAATATAACGATATTGATTATTCTCATTACATTGAAAAGCAGTTAAAGCCAATCGCTGATTCTGTGTTGGGATTACTTGGTAAATCTTTCGATTCAATAGTTGGCTCGGATCAAATGAGCTTTTTCTGA
- a CDS encoding phosphotyrosine protein phosphatase, whose amino-acid sequence MKKVLFVCTQNRLRSPTAENVFSNYRGIQAKSAGLDPHAKVHLTSEMVDWADIIFVMENIHLDKIRKKYSGKLRGKKLICLNIPDEYDFMQSQLIEILKDRVSKHLKALK is encoded by the coding sequence ATGAAAAAAGTTTTATTCGTCTGCACACAAAACAGGTTAAGAAGTCCAACAGCTGAAAATGTTTTCAGTAATTACCGTGGAATTCAGGCAAAGTCTGCAGGTTTGGATCCACACGCCAAAGTTCATCTCACATCTGAAATGGTTGACTGGGCAGATATAATCTTCGTAATGGAGAATATTCATCTCGATAAAATCAGAAAGAAATATTCAGGAAAGCTGAGGGGTAAAAAGTTAATCTGTCTTAATATTCCTGACGAATATGATTTTATGCAATCGCAACTTATTGAGATATTGAAAGACAGAGTTTCAAAGCATCTGAAAGCTTTAAAATGA